One window of Nicotiana tomentosiformis chromosome 11, ASM39032v3, whole genome shotgun sequence genomic DNA carries:
- the LOC104095792 gene encoding heavy metal-associated isoprenylated plant protein 3-like, whose translation MGEKKSKKNEGGEKKSGEPQKKEGGGGAKNDGNLTVVLKSDFHCEGCVSKVVKAIRSFEGVEKVQCDADSNKLTVIGKVDPVMLREKVEQKTHKHVELVSPVPKKDGKGKDGGNGGGSGAEEKKKQNKENKDPKENKGGEDNKKSKVKEPPITTAVLKVHLHCQGCIQKIYKIVTKFKGYKEMKIDKQKDLVTVTGSMDVKELAETLKKHLKKEVEIVPAKKEAGEKKEKGEKGGDNGGGGGGEKGKGGGKGKGGSGEGKGKGEEGGGIGGGEMIIGNVGNGMQMMQQMQQPVQFGYPYPYMYGPVYPADQFQNPYPVSVHAPQLFSDENPNACSVM comes from the exons ATGGGCGAG AAGAAGAGCAAGAAGAATGAAGGAGGAGAGAAGAAGAGCGGAGAACCTCAGAAGAaggaaggaggaggaggagcgaAGAACGACGGGAACTTAACTGTGGTTCTGAAATCTGATTTTCATTGTGAAGGCTGCGTCTCCAAAGTTGTGAAAGCCATTCGAAGTTTCGAAG GTGTGGAGAAGGTTCAGTGCGATGCTGATTCGAACAAGTTAACGGTAATCGGAAAAGTTGATCCGGTGATGCTGAGAGAAAAAGTGGAGCAGAAAACACACAAGCATGTTGAACTGGTTTCGCCGGTACCAAAGAAGGACGGCAAGGGAAAAGATGGCGGCAACGGCGGCGGTAGCGGAGCCGAAGAAAAGAAGAAGCAGAACAAGGAAAACAAGGATCCAAAGGAAAACAAAGGAGGAGAAGACAACAAGAAAAGTAAAGTGAAAGAG CCTCCGATTACCACGGCGGTGCTGAAGGTGCATCTCCATTGTCAAGGATGTATCCAGAAGATCTACAAAATTGTCACTAAATTCAAAG GGTACAAGGAGATGAAAATAGACAAGCAAAAAGATTTGGTTACTGTGACAGGGTCAATGGATGTGAAAGAGTTGGCGGAGACGCTGAAGAAGCACCTGAAAAAGGAAGTCGAAATTGTGCCGGCGAAGAAGGAAGCaggagagaagaaagagaaaggTGAGAAAGGCGGTGAcaatggtggtggtggtggtggtgaaaAAGGAAAAGGCGGAGGCAAAGGAAAGGGAGGCAGTGGCGAAGGGAAGGGAAAGGGCGAGGAAGGCGGCGGCATTGGTGGCGGAGAGATGATAATAGGCAATGTAGGTAATGGTATGCAAATGATGCAGCAAATGCAGCAACCGGTCCAATTCGGGTATCCATACCCGTATATGTACGGGCCGGTTTATCCAGCTGACCAGTTTCAAAATCCATACCCTGTATCAGTTCATGCCCCTCAACTCTTTAGTGATGAGAATCCAAATGCTTGTAGTGTTATGTGA